From one Lycium ferocissimum isolate CSIRO_LF1 chromosome 7, AGI_CSIRO_Lferr_CH_V1, whole genome shotgun sequence genomic stretch:
- the LOC132061917 gene encoding uncharacterized protein LOC132061917 has protein sequence MNIAGANSTGKICLKGSHFTWWNDREGSDCIFERLDGVFINQQFQQWFARVEVEHLTRTGFLSIVRDNWSSNLDGNPFMLFKQKLKHVKKILSAWSKEAYGDIFKQLIIREEIVRIKEELFEGDPSPLNRMVLQQAQVELKKYLHFEEEFWRQKANVTWFAEGDRNTRFFHNLVNVSEEDNKLLVVVPNADEVKQAVFALNGDSAFGPDGLTGHTNTNLVLLPMKQDVQTHADMRPISLSNFINKVISRVVHGRLEGILPRLVSPNQSGFAKGRSIIENVLLTQEIVINIRKRGKPANVIIKLDMAKAYDRESWLFFIRTLNKMGFSEGFVDMIWRLIANNWYFVTING, from the exons ATGAATATTGCTGGTGCAAATAGTACTGGAAAAATTTG TTTAAAAGGTAGTCATTTTACTTGGTGGAATGATAGAGAAGGTTCCGACTGCATCTTTGAAAGGTTGGATGGAGTTTTCATTAATCAACAATTTCAGCAATGGTTTGCACGGGTAGAAGTTGAACATCTCACAAGGACAG GTTTCTTGAGCATAGTTAGGGATAATTGGTCAAGTAATTTGGATGGCAATCCTTTTATGTTGTTTAAACAGAAACTGAAGCACGTAAAGAAGATTCTGTCAGCATGGAGCAAAGAAGCTTATGGAGACATTTTCAAGCAGCTGATTATTAGAGAAGAAATTGTGAGGATCAAAGAAGAACTATTTGAAGGGGATCCTTCTCCTTTGAACAGAATGGTGCTTCAACAAGCACAGGTTGAACTAAAGAAGTATTTgcattttgaagaagaattctgGAGACAGAAGGCTAATGTTACTTGGTTTGCTGAAGGGGATAGAAATACTAGATTTTTCCATAATCTGGTAAATG TGTCTGAGGAAGATAATAAATTATTAGTTGTTGTTCCTAATGCTGATGAAGTCAAACAAGCAGTTTTTGCTTTGAATGGGGATAGTGCTTTTGGTCCTGATGGATTAACAG GTCACACTAATACAAATTTGGTTCTGTTGCCAATGAAGCAAGATGTTCAGACTCATGCAGACATGAGGCCAATCAGCTTGAGTAACTTCATTAATAAAGTTATATCAAGAGTGGTTCATGGTAGATTGGAGGGCATTTTGCCAAGGCTTGTTTCACCAAATCAATCTGGTTTTGCGAAGGGGAGAAGCATTATTGAAAATGTTCTTTTGACTCAGGAAATAGTCATAAACATAAGGAAGAGAGGAAAACCAGCAAATGTAATCATCAAGTTGGATATGGCAAAGGCCTATGATAGGGAGTCCTGGTTGTTTTTTATCAGAACTCTTAACAAGATGGGCTTTTCAGAAGGTTTTGTGGATATGATTTGGAGACTAATAGCAAACAATTGGTATTTTGTGACGATCAATGGTTAG